In Sphingopyxis sp. CCNWLW2, a single window of DNA contains:
- a CDS encoding isovaleryl-CoA dehydrogenase, whose protein sequence is MRATPDFDFALGETADMIRETTARFADEQIAPLAARADADDWFPRDELWTQMGDLGLHGITVEEEFGGLGLGYLEHVIAVEEVSRASGAIGLSYGAHSNLCVNQIRRWGNAEQKAKYLPKLISGEHVGSLAMSEAGAGSDVVSMKLKADRVQGGYVLNGTKFWITNATHADTLVVYAKTSPEAGSRGITAFLIEKDMPGFSIGQKIDKVGMRGSPTAELVFTDCEVSEEQVMGPENGGVGVLMSGLDYERVVLAGLQLGIMQACLDTVIPYVRERKQFGKPIGSFQLMQAKVADMYVMLQTARSYVYNVAKACDAGQTTRFDAAGCILLASENAVKVAGEAIQALGGAGYTKDWPVERYWRDAKLLDIGAGTNEIRRMLIGRELIGAGA, encoded by the coding sequence ATGCGCGCCACCCCCGATTTCGATTTCGCGCTCGGCGAAACCGCCGACATGATCCGCGAAACCACTGCCCGCTTCGCCGACGAACAGATCGCGCCGCTCGCCGCCAGGGCCGACGCCGACGACTGGTTCCCGCGCGACGAATTGTGGACGCAGATGGGCGACCTCGGGCTGCACGGCATCACCGTCGAGGAGGAGTTCGGCGGGCTGGGTCTCGGCTATCTCGAACATGTGATCGCGGTCGAGGAAGTCAGCCGCGCATCGGGCGCCATCGGCCTTTCCTACGGCGCGCATTCGAACCTCTGCGTCAACCAGATCCGCCGCTGGGGCAATGCCGAGCAGAAGGCGAAATATCTGCCCAAGCTGATCAGCGGCGAACATGTCGGCAGCCTGGCGATGTCCGAAGCGGGCGCGGGCAGCGACGTTGTGTCGATGAAGCTGAAGGCCGACCGGGTTCAGGGCGGCTATGTCCTCAACGGCACCAAATTCTGGATCACCAACGCGACGCACGCCGACACGCTCGTCGTCTATGCGAAGACGAGCCCCGAGGCGGGATCGCGCGGCATCACCGCCTTCCTGATCGAAAAGGATATGCCGGGGTTCAGCATCGGGCAAAAGATCGACAAGGTCGGCATGCGCGGATCGCCGACCGCCGAGCTGGTCTTTACCGATTGCGAAGTGTCCGAAGAACAGGTGATGGGCCCCGAAAATGGCGGCGTCGGCGTGCTGATGTCGGGTCTCGATTATGAACGCGTCGTGCTTGCGGGGCTCCAGCTCGGGATCATGCAGGCGTGCCTCGACACCGTCATTCCCTATGTCCGCGAGCGCAAGCAGTTCGGCAAGCCCATCGGGTCGTTCCAGCTGATGCAGGCGAAGGTCGCCGATATGTATGTCATGCTCCAGACGGCGCGTTCGTACGTCTATAATGTCGCGAAGGCGTGTGACGCGGGGCAGACGACGCGTTTCGACGCCGCGGGCTGCATCCTGCTCGCGAGCGAGAATGCCGTGAAGGTCGCGGGCGAAGCGATCCAGGCGCTGGGCGGCGCGGGTTACACGAAGGACTGGCCGGTCGAGCGTTACTGGCGCGACGCCAAGCTGCTCGACATCGGCGCGGGCACGAACGAGATCCGTCGCATGCTGATCGGCCGCGAACTGATCGGCGCCGGCGCGTGA
- a CDS encoding VOC family protein, with protein MSGFRVSGFDHIVLCVRDVAATRAFYERVLGMTAREERPGKYSLQFGANKISLQDAATSPSIARDTVPGSGNFCLLSDTPVAEWRAHLKAQGVAIIDAGLRDGATGTIDSLYFHDPDGNLVEVSNLIEPR; from the coding sequence ATGAGCGGGTTTCGCGTCTCGGGTTTCGACCATATTGTCCTGTGCGTCCGCGACGTCGCGGCGACGCGCGCCTTCTATGAGCGCGTGCTCGGCATGACTGCACGCGAGGAACGGCCGGGCAAATATTCGCTGCAGTTCGGCGCAAACAAGATCAGCCTGCAGGATGCCGCGACCAGCCCGAGCATCGCGCGCGACACGGTGCCGGGCAGCGGCAATTTCTGCCTACTCAGCGATACGCCCGTCGCCGAATGGCGCGCGCATCTGAAGGCACAGGGCGTCGCGATCATCGATGCGGGACTGCGCGACGGCGCGACGGGGACGATCGACTCGCTCTATTTCCATGACCCCGACGGCAATCTGGTCGAAGTCAGCAACCTTATCGAGCCGCGATGA
- a CDS encoding VOC family protein translates to MSARGLVHHIDLTVSDLARSRPFYEAVLGFLGYRRSADHDNGSDWDRIGEPFHSIGILKARGDGAERTHDRTSPGLHHLAWTSDSREDVDRLHALLLEIGATILDAPADYPRYGPTYYALFFADPDGLKLEYVHGITASER, encoded by the coding sequence ATGAGCGCGCGCGGGCTGGTCCATCATATCGACCTGACGGTCAGCGACCTTGCGCGTTCGCGCCCCTTCTACGAAGCCGTGCTCGGCTTTCTCGGCTACCGGCGCTCGGCCGATCACGACAATGGCAGCGACTGGGACCGCATTGGCGAGCCTTTCCATTCGATCGGCATATTGAAGGCGCGCGGCGACGGCGCCGAACGGACGCATGATCGCACTTCGCCCGGTCTCCATCATCTGGCGTGGACGAGCGACAGCCGCGAGGACGTCGACCGGCTGCACGCGCTGTTGCTGGAGATCGGCGCGACGATCCTCGACGCGCCCGCCGATTATCCGCGCTATGGCCCGACCTATTACGCCCTCTTCTTTGCCGATCCCGACGGGCTGAAGCTCGAATATGTCCACGGCATAACGGCGAGCGAGCGATGA
- a CDS encoding M13 family metallopeptidase: MKKAVFAVLLSTAAVLAGPVACSSGKDSSAAYTVGTEIGISKAAMDTAAKPGDDFYAYANGNWDKTTEIPADRSSIGGFYVAQLETEKRNRELVDAIVKGDAAADTNEGRIAAFYKAYTDTKAIDAAGMKPVAADLARFAAITDKAALSKVLGEQLRADVDPLNATDFGTENLFGVFVTQGLATPGEVIPYLLQGGLGMPEREYYLSADPKMASIRTAYQAYVAKLLTTAGQSDAAAKAKRIYDLEVKIAKAHATREQSEDFTKSADVWAKADFAKKAPGIDWSAFMGAAKLDGAAKFGAYHANAITGLSALVASEPLDAWKDWLAFHQINSHADVLPSVIDGAHFAFYGTTMAGTPQQRSRDKRALDALDTYLGDAVGKAYADKYFPASAKAEVGDMVKNIKEAFATRVNTIDWMAPETKKEAIKKVETIAVGVGYPDSWRDYGSYTVGANAYANEVAGQQAEYAHQLAKIGKPMEKGEWWMVPQTVNAVNLPVQNALNFPAAILQPPFFNAKADPAFNYGAIGAVIGHEISHSFDNNGAAFDSTGALRNWWTPADLAKFNAAGDALAAQFDTYKPFPDLAVNGKLTLGENIADVAGLQASYDAYRASLGGKEAPVIDGFTGDQRFFIAFAQTWATKMRAEALRARVATDGHAPGMYRALTVRNLDAWYKAFNVQPTDKLYLAPDKRVRVWG; this comes from the coding sequence ATGAAAAAAGCTGTCTTTGCCGTTCTTCTGTCCACCGCCGCGGTTCTTGCGGGACCCGTCGCCTGTAGCAGCGGCAAGGACAGCTCCGCCGCCTACACCGTCGGCACCGAAATCGGGATCAGCAAGGCCGCGATGGATACCGCCGCGAAGCCCGGCGACGACTTCTACGCCTATGCCAACGGCAATTGGGACAAGACGACCGAAATCCCCGCCGACCGCTCGTCGATCGGCGGTTTTTACGTCGCGCAGCTCGAAACCGAGAAGCGCAACCGCGAGCTGGTCGATGCGATCGTCAAGGGCGACGCCGCCGCCGATACCAACGAGGGTCGCATCGCCGCATTCTATAAAGCTTACACCGACACCAAGGCCATCGACGCCGCGGGCATGAAGCCCGTCGCCGCCGACCTGGCGCGCTTTGCCGCGATCACCGACAAGGCCGCGCTGTCGAAGGTCCTTGGCGAACAGCTCCGCGCCGACGTCGACCCCTTGAACGCGACCGATTTCGGTACCGAGAATCTGTTCGGCGTCTTCGTGACACAGGGGCTCGCGACCCCGGGCGAAGTCATTCCCTATCTGCTGCAGGGCGGGCTCGGCATGCCCGAGCGCGAATATTATCTGTCGGCCGATCCGAAGATGGCGAGCATCCGCACGGCGTACCAGGCCTATGTCGCGAAGCTGCTGACCACTGCGGGGCAGTCGGACGCCGCGGCGAAGGCGAAGCGCATCTACGACCTCGAGGTCAAGATCGCCAAGGCCCACGCGACGCGCGAACAGAGCGAGGACTTCACCAAATCGGCCGACGTCTGGGCGAAGGCCGATTTCGCCAAAAAGGCGCCCGGCATCGATTGGTCTGCGTTCATGGGCGCCGCGAAGCTCGACGGCGCGGCGAAGTTCGGCGCCTATCACGCGAACGCGATCACCGGCCTGTCGGCGCTCGTCGCGTCCGAACCACTCGACGCATGGAAGGACTGGCTCGCCTTCCACCAGATCAATAGCCACGCCGACGTGCTGCCGAGCGTGATCGATGGCGCGCACTTCGCCTTCTACGGCACAACGATGGCGGGCACGCCGCAGCAACGCAGCCGGGACAAGCGCGCGCTCGACGCGCTCGACACCTATCTCGGCGATGCGGTGGGCAAAGCCTATGCCGACAAATATTTCCCCGCCTCTGCAAAAGCGGAGGTCGGCGATATGGTAAAGAACATCAAGGAGGCCTTCGCGACGCGCGTGAACACGATCGACTGGATGGCACCTGAGACCAAGAAGGAAGCGATCAAGAAGGTCGAAACGATCGCGGTCGGCGTCGGCTACCCCGACAGCTGGCGCGATTACGGCAGCTACACCGTCGGCGCCAATGCCTATGCGAACGAGGTTGCGGGGCAACAGGCCGAATATGCGCACCAGCTCGCCAAGATTGGCAAGCCGATGGAAAAGGGCGAGTGGTGGATGGTCCCGCAGACGGTCAACGCGGTGAACCTGCCGGTCCAGAACGCACTGAACTTCCCCGCCGCGATCCTCCAGCCGCCCTTCTTCAACGCCAAGGCCGACCCCGCGTTCAATTATGGTGCGATCGGTGCCGTCATCGGCCACGAGATCAGCCACAGCTTCGACAATAATGGCGCGGCGTTCGATTCGACCGGCGCGCTGCGCAACTGGTGGACCCCGGCGGATCTGGCGAAGTTCAACGCCGCGGGCGACGCGCTCGCGGCGCAGTTCGATACCTACAAGCCGTTCCCCGATCTCGCGGTCAACGGCAAGCTGACGCTGGGCGAAAATATCGCCGACGTTGCGGGGCTTCAGGCGTCGTACGACGCATACCGCGCCTCGCTCGGCGGCAAGGAAGCGCCGGTGATCGATGGTTTCACCGGCGACCAGCGTTTTTTCATCGCCTTTGCGCAGACCTGGGCGACCAAGATGCGCGCCGAGGCGCTGCGCGCGCGGGTCGCGACCGACGGCCATGCGCCCGGAATGTACCGCGCGCTGACGGTCCGCAACCTCGACGCCTGGTACAAGGCGTTCAACGTCCAGCCGACCGACAAGCTGTACCTCGCTCCCGACAAGCGCGTGCGCGTCTGGGGCTGA